In the Uranotaenia lowii strain MFRU-FL unplaced genomic scaffold, ASM2978415v1 HiC_scaffold_297, whole genome shotgun sequence genome, tagatgaaaaaagaaattatttgaaaacaaaaaaaacaggacCATCATCTTTGAACTTCCATTCTCAGTTTAGGCACAGCGATACGCAATTTCGACTCATTGaacgcgatttttttttgtcttcatcTACTTAGTACTCCACGCACAGCTCTCTTACGACTCTTATAAGTTTTGTCGAGAATCATCCAACCATGGTAATGTAAGTGACCAACTTTGCTGCGCGAAAGACGACGAGCTACCTAGCTAGCTAGCTTGCTTTGATTCACGATGATCATCATCATTAGGTCGTATTACCATGGATAACATCAACAACTGTGAGTGAGTGAGCAAGCGACCCGACGAACGAGTATCGATCTTTCCTTGCGCACTCTTTAGCGAGTGTTTCCCTTACACTTTCACTTACATTTGCCAGCAACTACGTAGTCGTCATCGTTTTCGCTTAGAAAAATTGGTAACGGCATTATTTGTAGCTGAAACTGGCTAAGCtcaattgttgttgttgttgctgtgcGTTCACGAAGTTCTGTATCGAATTCACCTGTTTTCACTTCTATTAGTTCTATTGTTTATTTGTGTCCTTTTGTGCTGATTTTCCACTATAAGAAGGCGTTAAAACACCAGAGGGACCAGTTCCTCTAGGATTGCTTTGACACAATTTAAACGATATTCAACTGTTTAGTACTACAGCTGCACATAAGCATGCGATGATCACCTGTGTTCTCGGTTGTTTGCAGATATGAAAATTGGCACTcgaaatgtttgttttgttttgtatgttAATGTTGTTCGTTGCCACGCCTAGTACCTACTAGTAATAATTTTGCTTTTTGGGAAACGGTAAGAAGTGTGGTATATAAGTTATCGAATAGTGTGTTTTGggttttaatcttttttgtttttgttaaataatgaAGCGTGGCGTCGTCGCCAGCGCCAATGTACTAATAAATTAAGATCAACGTCGTCTCGTCGGTCGGCTGCGGCTTTACGCAATTTTCTTGAAGGCGCTACTGTTACTTTCTAAGGTAAAAtaatggttgttgttgttgttagtaTTGCTGAGGCTGCTGCAGTGATAATTCCCTGTCCAGGCTGCTGCAGCATTGGTGGTGAACCATCGACATGGCTGAGGTTGCGACCAGTAGTGGTGGCCGTGgaattgttgctgctgctgctgctgttcatGACAGGGAATCTGAGCGGTGACCTACTTTCAAGTCTCCAGCGAAGTAACTACCAAATTGTGGAATACGCTACCCGTCTCACCGGCCATCATCATCGCCGCCTGTCCGCACGAATCGATGTTACCGAGACCGATATTGCAGCTGGACCCACCTGGACCGTTCATTGTGTTTCCGGCTGCGGCACCTATCCGCAGTGCGTCCATAATCACTTCGAAGTCTTTCTGGTGATGATGGTGGTGATTTTGGCTCGAAAGCTCAAGCGCCACGTTCAGGTCCGGTAGCGAGTGAAAGGGATGATGGTTGTGAAGCTGGAGGTGGCTGctgtggtgatgatgatgatgatgatgatggtgatgactGCTGCCGTCGAGGAGATCTACTTTGGTGCGTTTAATATCGATGGAAGGCGACAGAGATACTGGCACTGAAGGCGTTACGTTGTTGGAGCCCAACAGGTGAGATGGGTAGTCGTCAATACCGGTAAGTGGGCGATGGCTTGGAAGATAAAACTGCGACAGCGCTTCTCGCACCAGCCGATCGTTGTCATCGTCATCCATCTGGGAGAATTTGCGTTTCCGAGAAACCTGTTCCAGTTTCTCCGCGTTCTGGGTTATTTCTGGATCCACCAGGGGCATAGCGGCATCCAGAGCGCAAAGTTCTCGGTCCAACGTCTCCAGATCAGTCTCCACTGAGGTTGTTCGCTTTGGCGTCTTGGTTACTTCATTGTTGTTGTTAAAGCTATTACTGTCATTGTTCTTACTCTCGCTTTTGAGCTGGTAGTTGCTATTGTTACggttttcattgtttttattatttacgttgttgttattgttgtttgcaCTATCATTGTTCTTTAAATCATTATCAGACctggagaaaaaaatcaaaatcaatattcaGTACAATCGCTGGCGGCAGTGTCGAGTGTAGCTATGTAAGGACCTTATTAAGATAGTGAATGAACGATAACTGAATTGTaacactgaaacctgcgttgttaCTTAATTTCTAACGATTTCAAATGTGCAATCCCACCGCAGTAGACCGCTTCGGGATAGTTGCTAGCTCATTGACGTCAAACTATACGTAAAGTACCTGAATACGCGCGACACGAAAAGTATAACATTTCCAGCCAAGGGCTGTTGCTCTGGTGATAAGAAGCTGGGAATCGCTCTGCTAACCTAATCACAAGGAAGGAAAAATGATAACCAATTTTGCGCTACCGCCGATTGCTCTAGGCTCTCCCTAAAATCCGCGTCCCACCTACATTCAAACGACGGACGCAACGACGATATTCCGGGGGCACTGACAAAAGCTATTTTAAACTCTACTTGGCTCTTTACTCATCTACTTTCGCTGACTATTTTTAGCGGTGGAAGCGCGCAAACGAACGTCCATCGACGCCCCAATCGCTTGCTATATCGGTTAATTCGAATCACTGGTGCTGCTATTTTTTTGCCCACTTCTTCTAGCTAGCTAGGTATCTATAATGTAGGTATAATTTTCCTCAGTCAGTACCACATAAGTGCGACCGAGACGCGCGCGTTCGGAATCAATCATGCACTATTTTCGTAACGAAACGAAATGAAAAACTCTCACTCTCACTTTTGCGCTACGAGCCAACCTCTGTTTGACTGTATCGCAAATGAAATGCTTTGTTTGCTGCTAGCTACTTCTTTTATGCAGGAAGATTCACTACCTTCTTACCCTATGTGGGAAATAGGAACACAAGAAAAAATTGCAACGTGCCCTATCGAAATACTCGGATAACCCGAACCGAGAGTGATTTCCAAATCCAGTGTAGCTCATAGCTCATTTGACAGTTTTTCCCCACGTCGATTGAACCTCTACTACTACTTACTTGACGAG is a window encoding:
- the LOC129759867 gene encoding probable serine/threonine-protein kinase DDB_G0272282 — protein: MTLPTNNNQSNNNNNADDDSDIFGPPHTSPPIRRNRPKVPMISAQLRMREVRKRILQLCVHKLERIKDSERNLRRSVCINNTYSRLTDDIRREKQNKYLMLNQLVKSDNDLKNNDSANNNNNNVNNKNNENRNNSNYQLKSESKNNDSNSFNNNNEVTKTPKRTTSVETDLETLDRELCALDAAMPLVDPEITQNAEKLEQVSRKRKFSQMDDDDNDRLVREALSQFYLPSHRPLTGIDDYPSHLLGSNNVTPSVPVSLSPSIDIKRTKVDLLDGSSHHHHHHHHHHHSSHLQLHNHHPFHSLPDLNVALELSSQNHHHHHQKDFEVIMDALRIGAAAGNTMNGPGGSSCNIGLGNIDSCGQAAMMMAGETGSVFHNLVVTSLET